The following DNA comes from Hordeum vulgare subsp. vulgare chromosome 3H, MorexV3_pseudomolecules_assembly, whole genome shotgun sequence.
GTGCCGGAATTCTTCGTTTATGGTCCTCTCTACAACGTATGAAGAATCGAAAACTGTTTACGAAGGTGTGTACATGATTGAAGGCTACATCAAGGAATACTTCTAACCAAGATGGATGGAAGTATGATCTTAGGATTGGCACCCATCCGTTTTAGGTGTTATACGGACTTTATATGTTTCTTTATATTTCACCTTTTTCTTTATTGGTTTATATAAAAGAAAGTTAGTTGGCTATGTGCACTGATGGAGGCAGGGGTGCTGGGCTACGTGTATTTTAGTTATGCAGAGGTCGGAATCTTTTCAGTAATAAAACGTCCTCTTTTTTAAGAAAAAAATGCATGAACAGTTTGTTAGTAAAATTAAACAGGCCCTTGCATCAATCAGCATGGCGATGAAGCAAACGCCAAATTAACCCCAGACAAGATGTCGACACCCACCCTCGGTATGTGTGCCACCGGCCAATGACAATGACCACATCATGTCCTCATCCGGGCCCTCCACGCACGCGGCCAACCGTGCGCTCAGTTCCATCAGACTACGCAATACATATGGGGCTGGGGCTGGTCAAACAATTTACAAACAGATTACAAGTGTACATTTCTTTTAACCTTCAGAGAACATGATGAACTCGTTGTTCAGCAGAGCGTTTCATAGCGTTTGACATTTACAGCATCGACCACAGCAAAGCCTGCAGTTACAACAATTCCCATGGCACTGGCCATAGGAAGGCTATCTCTAAGCGAAGAAGTTATTTACCTGCCTATCATGAAGGACCTTCTTTGATTTACATGATTGCAAAACACAACTGCAAGAAAAAGTGCAGGATTGCGAACTAAGATTGACTCGCATGGTTAGGGTCACTATGGTGAAACCAGCCCATCAGGACTCGGATCTTTAATTTGGCACTGGTTGTCGCATCTTTCTGGATTTATTTTAGGTTTTTCAGCGATGTTCGTTTAGTGAAAAGAGGTGTTCATGTTGACTACGAAGACATTCGTGGTGATTTCGTCAATCTTAAAATATTATGCCGGCTCGGTATGTGAAAAGTGCTCATAAAGATAAGTGTATGTACTTGTATGTGAGCATCTTCGGTTATACactttttttaataaaaatgacaggaTTGTAACATGCCAAATACTCTTTTATGCTAATTTCTGCAGTTTTACAAAAACAAAACCGTATGGTCAGAAAAAATAACAGGAATTAGCGTACAAAATATTTGATACATCTCGAGAAAATAAAGAAATTGAAATAAAATGGTAGATAGAaaaaataattctccaacaaagcgTCAAACCAGTCCTTATAAAAATTATAAGCAAACCAAATGATCTACAGGAGGAGAATTACTAAGTCTCGCGCTGGAAAGTTCTATAAAATTCACTCGAATAAGAAATCATTGTTCATACATGCTTACTAAACATGATTGATTGAGAACATCAAGTGTCAAAGACAGTGCAAACCACATGGGAATGAGCACATCGTGTTACGGTCAGCCCCGGCAGGCTGGCATAGGTGATAAAAGCTATGCCCCCATGTCCATGTGAGTAAATGACTTTGTCGTCCTTGGTTAACCTTTTTGATCAATTCTAGGACAAGATGTTAAGAACATCTGTAACTACAAATATATGACAGACCAATGAAATTGATAAAAAATGATAGAATTTGGATTCCTTTATTGAGTTAATATAACATTTTCCCACTGTTAATGGTATGTGATATTTAATTCAAGGATTTTTGAGCTCATTTCGGAGGAATAAAACATTTATAATTGTTTCTTTGGttgtttatttttctgtttgtaCCCGAAACAAAATTTTCATTAAGTTTTATATGGACGTTATTCGTTGTAAATTTACCAATTAGTTAAATCTCTTGGAGAATTCAGATTGGTAAGATACTAGAGGCTGTTTGATTTGTGCCATGCGTGCCTTGCCAATCTTGGCTCGCTAAATAATTGGCGTAGGATTTTGCCGCCCGTGCCTTGCAAGGTTGAGAATTGAACTATGGCGCTATCATAGAAGTGTCGGCGCACCAATTATTTGGTCCACAGCCAAATGAACTCCAAGGCTGGGTCATCGTCCAATTTTTAGCAGGCGTGTGAGGGCAATGATCCAAACAGACCCGTAATGTGGACCCAGGCATTCTATGGTTATTCATGCTACTGTTTGCTGAAAAAAACATGCATGGGACATCATTCCATTGGACATTAAATATTTCTTTTTGTTTATGTTATATACagttccttttcaaaaaaaaaatgttaTATACAGTTGAATCATTCAATACATTATCCACAGTCACGATTTGTTGTGTGCATAATCTCTTTTGTGTATCCTAACAATGACAAAAgctgttcgcaaaaaaaaaaagaacaagaagaagaaaaaagtagACAAGAGGTGTGCCCATTTGTTGAGAGATGCCATTACATACAACCATATGTGGCCATGGATGCACCTGGGCGAGCATATAAAGATTCTCTAAACATACAAACATGATGTGGCCATCAAGTAACTGAGATGACGACATGCACACATGGATTATTGCTAGTAGGATCTGATATAGAGTACCTCGCTCTTTTGTCAATAGAACATTGTACTATGCCTAGTTATAATAATCTAGTGCAACTGCGCAAGCTTAGGGATGTCCACATTTGATGATCTGTCACAAATTGGTTTTATGTAATTAAGCAATTCATCTAAAAATTAATTAAGAAAACCATTCTTTCAAAATTTAGTAATCGGCGGTCCTGTTCTTGTCCAAACTAGTCTTTCCCTTGTAACAATCTAAGGCATAAACACATTTCAAGATTTAAGTTTATCTAGAAATTAGACTTACAAATGTGAAATATGTGAAACAAAAATGACATCACTAAAAATACTTATGAATAAAATTCCCAAGAGCATATCATTTTTGTGTCACGATTATTGGTCAAACATAATCTTCTGTCTCGTGTACTTTTTGGATGAGGAAATATCCATAACTACAAGTCATACACACTAAAATTTtacgaaaataaaaacaagtaaataaattCACTGTTGAAAATATAAAAATGGTAAGTTCTTAAATTTTCATGGATCCCCAACTTTGCATCGGTCCATCAGACGGCCATCGGCATCATGTACACACTAGCTACCAAATATATTACAAAAGCAACCTACCTGCCGTCTAAAACACACGCCGCGAGCTAGCTAGTTCGATCGAATACACAACTAAATTAACGCTAGGCTTCCAAAGAAAAGTTAGCTAGAGAGAAGCTAGGTCGTCGACACCGGCGACGTCGATCTCGCCTTTGCCGCCGGCCGATCGACCATGGACTCTGTGATCCATGTGGTGCTGGGGGTGGTCATGCGGAGGTGCATCTGCCGGCTGCGCGAGGTCGTCGCCATGGCGATGGAGCTCGGCACGGCGCTGCTCGTCGCCGTGCGGTTCTCCGGCATGGCCTTTCGCCGCACACCAGCGCCGACTCAGGCGGTCTCGGGGTCGACGCACTACTACTACTATGCCCCGGTGGCTGCCTCCATGGTTGGCATGTCCAGGCTCGACAGGCACTAGGGACCGGTGAGCTACACCCATCTGGATTTGTTGGCTAATCAATTGCGTGTTTTTTATTTAGTGAGTAATAATGTAATTGAGTGCTTGATGAGCTACATACACACATGTGCACTGTATATTAAGCAATATATGTGTTCATCATGATATCGACATAGTAATTGATCACTCTCGCATGCATTTTAGGGGAAATGGTGCCATTTGTCTTCTTTATTTGCTTGCTAGCTCATTTTTGTTTTGAGGATTCATGATTTACTGCTATGTAATCATGTCTAAACAGTAACTAACCTATACTCAAGAGAGAATACATATAGCTGATATGAGATATCAGAAGAGGCCGGGAAAGGCCGGGGCGATCCTCCTTTAAAAAAAGAGCTCTTTTACTGTACCCCGTAATAGATTTGGACCGTCTATTATCGAAACCTAAGGATGGTAATCCGTCCATACTGCTCAACTGGGTTGGGATCATCGCCAGCGGTATGGGTACCACTGGCTGCTTCAGGTGCAACAGTATACTTGCCGTGAGGGTGATTTAGGAAGAGAAAAAAGTCAGCCGACCTCACAACCGAGTGAACCCGTTCACTTCACTTATTCTGCTCGGCCTTAAACATGCTCCACCGGCTAGGATTCCAGTGGCCGCCTCTTCGCTTCCATATTATTGACCATGCTAGTGGACTGATGCTGCTAACGCCGCCGGCCATTATCGTAGACTGCCCGTGAACCTGCATCATCTTCCTCGACGAGATGTCCTCTCCTCCCGGCTCCAATTCGGCTCCGCCGATGGCCGCTGCTGCATCTCTTCTTAGTCTGCGGCCCTTACTCAGCCATGGTCGTGGACCGAGGGCGCTTGGAGGCGCGGCTGGAGGTTCGAGGACACGACGGCAGGGTCGACTAACGTCCGACGGTCTAGGTCAAGCACGTGGGCGGTGGCTAGTGCCGAGGGTGAGCTGCGGCGTAGCGACGAGTTCGACGACGACGGAGCCGACTAGTTGTTGAGTGGGTGGCTTGAAACAGGGCGACAGCACAACCAGGACCAAACTGCCGATTGTTGGCTGATGGGTTAGGGTTATTCTGGAAAACGGAAATCTGACGAGACTACCCTCACGAAATCAACGGTGAATGATTGTATACTGCTCACTCCGATCTACAACAGTATAAGGTACCATAAAAAAGCTCTAAagaaagagatatcagaagaagaaTCGGGAGAGAACAGACAAGAATTAGTTACTCTGAATATAGCACGATAGTGCATCCTACATAGGTGGATCTTCTTTCTTGCTGATGTCCATTTTTTAATCGTTGGGATTGTTATTAATCGCTGCTTATGCATGTGATGTATTATCAATTTTCGGATATTGCTCCTAGTAGTAGTCCAACTAATGTAGTTCACTGAGAACTAATTACTGGATTCTTGGTGTGTTGTTTTTGTATATTTTTCGCTGTACGTGTGATTTCTAAAATGTTTGGTCTACTAGCCTGTAATCAAAGATTATAATGCACTAGTTTTTTTTATAAGAAAATCATGTAGAAAGTGTCACAATTTTTGTTTCTTGATTCAGTGATCATACCAGTTAGGATTGTAATATTGGGATTAAATCCACGTCCACGTACACACAACCGTTGCCGGTTGGAGAAAAGATCCGGATTCGTGTGTACGTTCTACGATCAGGTTGCCGGTTGGAAAAAAGATCCGGCCGCACACAGGTACGTCCATCCAGCTACCTGCTTGCTAGCTTGCTAGCTTTGCACGTACGTACGTACTTGTGATGTTTGATCAGccgaagccaacaattggtatctagagcctcgacgatctacgatttaCGATGACGGAcaacgacgctgagtcggtcaagtccggcaatgGCAGTGCCAAGGCGaataagaacggcgacaaggtgaagaaggacggCAAGTCAGCAacaagtggtggaggaacgagcggacgGACGCCAACTATGGCGCGTGGgccgtgaagatgaagattattctcctatcccttcgagtgtgggaggccatcacggacgacgacgtcgacgaggagtgcgacgaaggtgccatggctgcCATAACCCAGTCCGTACCGGATTCCGTGccgatgacattggcggagttcgagactgcAAGAGAGgcatggaacgcactcaaggagatgaggattggaaaaaatcgcgtcaccaaggctcgggtacaagtgctgaagcgccaatatcACAAGTtgtagatggaggaaactgaatcggtgaacgtctacgccatgcgtcttactactttggtgggagagatccgcgcgcttggtgcaaagcttgaGGAGatcgagattgtggagaaatttttcagttcggtgactgataaatttacgtacatcatcggcacgctcgagcagctttacgacatcgacgacgtgaccataacggaggcgatcggacgcttgcggacatgggaagagaatgctcgtggctatcggaaaggcaacggaggaggtagtgaccaactcatgtactcgcgcgcagattgggagttCCCAAGTAAtaaaggaaggcgtgatggcaacgaaggctcaagcaacacaacGCGCGACGGgcaaaccggagaaggcaaaggaaaaggcaagccacaaggtcgtggtaaggcagaccgatctaaagggcggaagcaacggaacttggatatgtccgaggtcaagtgctataactgcaacgagatgggttactttgcaaaggattgtccggagcctgacaagcgggagatcaaggcaaatttggcaaagcaggaagacgaaggtccaggtcttctgatggccgaagttcgtgatctcgctgaaacggtggttgtgaaaccaagccggaaggtgctacttcatgagaagaatgtgacaactaagttatccggggatcacaacgtgtcgtggtatctcgacacgggtgccagtaaccacatgacgggatgcaaggagaaatttttcgagctggaatatgatgttgaaggcttTGTAAAGTTTGGCGATGTttcaaatgtggagatttgtgggcaaggatctgtcctcttcgagggtcttgactggcactctctggcgatagctagacgggtgctattctcgattgctcaacaattagaaattgtcatgcaattacccaccagcgcgtgggatcgaggctgttttcgagggtagagtattcaacccaaatttgttggttcgtcaagggaagtgagaggatactcaagtattagcagctgaatgtgtcagatgcaaccacacctgaaagattaatatctgcaagcaaagtatcaacaacaaagtaacagtagtggcagaagcagcaagtagtaacagtagcaagtaacagcagcaacaacagtagtaacggcagcagagcaaaacaagtaacagcagcagaaacagtagtaacagcagcagagcaaaacaagtaacagcagcagtgggacaaactcatagacaatgggtcggtgatttgtttggatgatattcatcatgcaacagttataacacagagagatatgtggctagctcccgttcgtcaatgtgatgtaggcatgcattccgtgtgtcgtcatacgtgcttagggaaaagaacttgcatgacatctattgtccatccctcccgtggcagcggggttcaaaaggaaactacgggatgttaaggttctcattttaataaagaaccggaccaatgcattagcacttggtgaacacatgaactcctcaaactatgatcatcaccgtgagtggttccggttattgtcactccggggttgccggatcataacacatagtaggtaactacaacttgcaagatcggatctaaaacacacatatattagtgacaacataataatttcagatctgaaatcatggcactgaggccctagtgacaagcattaagcatggcaaagtagtagcaacattaatctcagaacatagtggatactagggatcaatccccgtcaaaactaactcgattacatgatagatctcatcctactcatcaccgcccagcgagcctacgaatagattactcacgaacgacgaagagcttcatggaattggagagggaagaaggttgatgatgacgatggcgacgatttcccctctccgaagcccaaaacggactccacatctgccctccagatgaagaacaggatgtggcggcgcctccctatcgtaaacgcgacgaaatcgactctttttattttttctaggacgaaagtgaatttatagagctgagattgggggcgacagagccacgtgggccccacaagcttgctagccgccaccagggggcggcggctacagggcttgtagtCCACTGGGCCATCCCCTcttgtggatctttgcgcaggtacttttcatattttccagaaataatctccgtaaattttcaggacgttctgagaactttcatttctgcacaaaaacgacaccaaggcaattctgctgaaaacagcgtcagtccaggttagttccattcaaatcatgcaaattagagtccaaaacacagccaaaagtgtttgtaaaagtagatacgatggagacgtatcaactcccccaagcttaaaaccttgcttgtcctcaagcaactcagttgacaaactgagagagaaagaaaaactttgacaaactctgtttgatcttgttgttgcaactatgtctaactcataaccagaatttcagcaagatcacaagttaaccatataagcaagtgacacaaaggtctcacggtaaactaatatcaatggcataatcagctaacgagcaaataataatgagtttcaaataccaatacttcaatcaaaacaagcatgaagcaatatgaataggtggtatctcgctagctctttttgagaccgcaaaacataaatgcagagcactttcaaagatcaaggctgactaaacattgtaattcatagcaacgaagatccattcatagtcatactcaatatcaatcaaaagcaaagcataaaaatgagagaggtgctctctaattggtgcttatataagaagaggatgactcaagaggaaaataaatagacaggcccttcgcagagggaagcattgatttgcagaggtgctagagctcaagctttgaaaacagagataataattttgggttgcatgctttcattgtcaacgcaatgaccaagagttctcaatatcttccatgctactcatgctataggcggttcccaaacagaaaagtaaagttttaactcccccaccaccaatcaatcacacttcacggctagccgaatcctcgggtaacgtccatactaacatcaatccgggggggggggggtcttgttttacagttatgttttcgatttaagcgtggaactgggcattccaattactgacccctttctcgtgaatgacagtgaataaacacatgtcgaggataacactcctagcatggaagataccaataaccccctgtcaccacatgagcggttcgggcatgcaaaacatattatttcttgaaggtttagagagtggcacatgcaaatttacttggaacggcaggtaaataccgcaaataggtaggtatgatggactctcatggaaaaacttttgggtttatggaagtggatgaacaagcagtattccgcttagtacaagtgaaggctagcaaaagactgggaagccaccaactagagagcgacaatagtcatcaagatgcaatgagtttgactaacattgagtgcaagcatgaacatgatataaatcaccatgaacacgaacatcatagaggctatgttaattttgtttcaactacattcatgaacatgcgccaagtcaagccacttgaatcattcaaaggagaataccatcctatcatactatatcatagtcatctcaaaatctatgttggcaatcaagacaaaccattataagctcctagctaaataagcatggcatcagaaactatgaactctaagttgtcattgcaaacatggttctctcataacaaagttgaatcaggcatgacaagctagtcatatttacaaaaacaaaatagatagagttcataccaacttttccagtctcagtcacttcatcatatatcatcattattgcctttcatttgcacgatcgaacgatgtgaacaataataagagtgctcgtgcattggactaagctgaatcagcaggcaaacacaaaggagaagacaaagtaatatggctctttgaaagctaaacaggtatgcatgcaagaaccactaagcattgaaaccaatatcttctaccttgacccaaagaaaaagaaaactatttacacgggaaagctcccaacaagcaaaagaagaaagaaaaatctttttgggttttctcaaaaggacacaaaacaagaaaatgaaaataaactagcatggataatacagtggcaaagtgtaaacaccggctaacaaagtgaaagcataagcatgaatgtaatgtcggcgagaacacgtactcccccaagcttaggcttttggcctagctcggtctactcccaaggatggtcctggctaaacccaaaatcataatgagtgTTATACAGGAGtgctacagccactgcctgaatagctgcctcacgaagtcgagcagccgtcgcctctctctcatactcctctgcctctcctatggttatgatatcttcgttttacctgaaagtcaaagaaagcacgagcaggaagggtaatatggaaaacacgctgccggttaaatatcaagcggtataggtggGATCCAtggtccctctcaaggaactggtagcgtgtgttagagcgacacggtcaaggtaggctgtacggagaggagggtcttctgaacggatggatactccaagaaagtttgctaagcatgtagcataaattccaccaaagaaatccccctcaatggcattattattcagcctccttgctattatagctcccatattgaagctcctgtcacctgttactgcgctcttaaggatactaaggtcggaagcgcataggtgacaatgtgcacccttgccgttaatgcacctacctatgaagagggaaaagtagtgcaaggcagggaaatggatgcttcctatggtagcttgtgtgatatctctggtttctccaacagttatactagggaCAAAGTCTTTGAccaaagacttagaaggatcattaatactacccccatcgggcatcttacaaattctattgaaatcctccaaatccatggcgtaggatttatcatacacatcaaacagtatggatgagtcacggccaactgaaaatttaaatctacgcacgaaagaggcagtgagcatagcatactgttcacatttgtctgagaggaattcttctaacccggcattgcggacaagtgaatcaaactcatccttgaaacctgcttcgatcatgaactcatcggaaggccattcacatggttgtaccggtgcgtcccttagttgaaaaggttcgggctcccgaaaagaaagacggggacccttcttacttgaggaaccaccatgaaacttcctcctgaacataatttccttttgctgaaatttttgaagttcaagagaaaagtgaatgaagaccgacCACACCTTGtatcaactactcctactagtacctagagaccgtatcacgcgctaaaactactcgggaccaactaaaatcaacatttctagctcaagaacagggtcaccaaggtagcaagaatacgcgaaggataaagcactggagcaaaaactaattggaccaatggaggagtcacttaccaatgagtaatttccccaaaacggttcggagaatggtgctttgagcaaggagatcgaaaatcacagccaaatgagcaagaacacgggtttgagctgcgaaacaattttttccggaggtggaagaagaggatgggagctggaatgagtggaggggtccctgtgggcccgacaagcttgctagccgccactaggggggcagcggctgtagggcttgtggcccactggtctggcccccaggccagctctcaggcctagtatttttcaaatattccagaaaaaatatactagattttcaggaccatcggagaacttttattttcggggtatttttctctgggacgctaaaacagaaaacatgaaaaGCTAAACtacatctatcatttttcttctaagcaacagaaaatgaaagcttaaaacagagctatgtgactctttgattcatccatttcatggtcatcgaaagaaatccgtcaatggggttgatcaagtcctcatgacaaaaccttctcgaatcgcaagagagaacaaagaattttcgaatagccactaagtcacctcaatggggatatgtatctcccgcacaagcaaatcatacttcatcttgacacgaggaatagggcattcaaagctcccaataagaatcgatgaagtcttttcgatagcattgatgcaatgtacttgatatcgtttcttcggaaagtgcattgtgtgctcattaccgttgacatggaaagtgacattgcctttgttgcaatctataacagcccctgcagtgtttaaaaagggtcttccgaggatgacggccatggcatcatcctcgggaatatccaagataacaaagtctgttaagatagtggtgttagcaaccacaacaggcacgtcctcgcaaatgctgatagggaaagcagttgatttgtcggccatttgcagagaaatttcagtgggtgtcaacttatccaattcaagtctacgatgaagagagagcggcataacactaacaccggctccaaggtcacataaggcagttcttacgtagtttcctttaatggaggaaggtatagtgggcactccgggatcaccaagtttcttaggagttccacccttgaaagtgtaattggctagcatggtggagatctcaagatctggtatcttccgtttgttagtaacgatatctttcatgtacttggcatacggagacattttgagcatatcagttaaccgcatctgcagaaatatgggtcttatcatctcaacgaagcgctcaaaatcctcatcatcctttttcttggatggcttaggaggaaagggcatagatctctgaacccattgctccctttctttaccatgcttcctaacggtgaagtcattcttatcgtatctcttaggttgtgggttatcaggattaaccgtaggttcaatctccacatcctcatcattgctaggttgagcattattatgaacatcactgtccatattgtcactaggttcatgttcatcaccagattgtgtttctgcatcagacgcagaaatatcattaggttcttcgggTGTGACAGTGTTTGgtcaactggcatgtaggtttctatcatccttcttcttctccttaggatgactaggtgtatcagcatttattccttgagaatcttgatcaattttcttaggatgacctttaggatacaaaggttcctgagtcattttgcctcctctagtaatgactctgacagcgttgtcatttaattcattgagcaagtcattctgagctttaagtacttgttttacctgagtagtaat
Coding sequences within:
- the LOC123441048 gene encoding uncharacterized protein LOC123441048 translates to MDSVIHVVLGVVMRRCICRLREVVAMAMELGTALLVAVRFSGMAFRRTPAPTQAVSGSTHYYYYAPVAASMVGMSRLDRH